One Megamonas hypermegale genomic window carries:
- a CDS encoding HAD family hydrolase, translated as MKAFIFDMDGVIIDSEPLHNKIVRSILAENNIIVTNEEFNKFTGMASTAVFDIFIKQNNLPYTPEQLSKRQMDKLKNYIVEHHVKPIEGIIPLIQKLHDKNIPLAIASSSPLDMIEFTTKKFGINEYFTTLISGEDLPHSKPAPDIYLKTAKMLDIAPSDCVALEDSKNGSIAAKSAGMYCIGFANPNSGNQDLSAANIIVNKITDIDIDKL; from the coding sequence ATGAAAGCATTTATTTTTGATATGGATGGCGTCATTATTGATAGCGAACCTCTCCATAATAAAATAGTTAGAAGTATTCTAGCTGAAAACAATATAATCGTTACTAATGAAGAATTCAATAAATTCACTGGTATGGCTTCTACTGCTGTATTTGATATTTTCATAAAACAAAATAACCTACCATATACACCAGAACAATTATCTAAAAGACAAATGGATAAATTAAAAAATTATATAGTAGAACACCACGTTAAACCTATTGAAGGAATTATCCCTTTAATTCAAAAATTACATGATAAAAACATTCCACTTGCCATTGCATCTTCTTCACCTTTAGATATGATTGAGTTTACCACTAAAAAATTTGGTATAAATGAATACTTTACTACATTAATATCTGGTGAAGATTTACCTCATAGTAAACCAGCTCCTGATATTTATTTAAAAACAGCAAAAATGCTAGATATCGCACCAAGTGATTGTGTTGCTTTAGAAGATTCTAAGAATGGCAGTATTGCTGCTAAATCCGCTGGAATGTATTGTATCGGTTTTGCCAATCCAAATTCTGGCAACCAAGATTTATCTGCCGCAAATATTATTGTAAACAAAATAACGGATATAGATATCGATAAATTATAA
- a CDS encoding lipase family protein, with the protein MQRIFKSCVLVVIMCIFFTNYVFGANKIENVQHEIKVEDVSMRYLAAWTALAVYNDKLSLLARNILQENGWQIDIINKEIEKSDIKLLLAEKQLDNEEIYFLSISGTVSWKDIQTDLAVESVAFSEFDDKSLVHKGFMQYVQDGFFTEKINEDKTLGEDLVEKLKADKSRKLYITGHSLGGAVAELLAARLSDMGIDKNQLKVITFGAPAVGNQYFVDKYATKLDLTRITMKGDPVKNLTQIANSKFVQFDTNIQWELPLIEKDKFAHNMLLYFDKAMRDYYDVTQLYSRENTSLLNEVDYVISIDIDFPEEIYNEEKYIRLVLMDKLKNNGKSYLFIEGNQEQAFVKAKNLNVKNVVIYKFGATKQRENTSNKRYYIDEMKYVYDKNGNLINGFNAGTDTNEMTVVQAALYTDYKIDDM; encoded by the coding sequence ATGCAGCGAATATTTAAATCTTGTGTATTGGTTGTTATTATGTGTATTTTTTTTACTAATTATGTATTTGGTGCTAATAAGATAGAAAATGTACAACATGAAATAAAAGTGGAAGATGTTTCCATGCGATATTTAGCTGCATGGACAGCACTTGCTGTATATAACGATAAGTTATCTTTATTAGCTCGTAATATTTTACAGGAAAATGGCTGGCAAATAGATATTATCAATAAAGAAATAGAAAAATCGGATATAAAATTATTGTTGGCAGAAAAGCAATTAGATAATGAAGAAATATATTTTTTATCTATCAGTGGTACAGTTAGTTGGAAGGATATACAGACCGATTTAGCTGTTGAAAGTGTAGCTTTTAGTGAATTTGATGATAAGTCTTTAGTACATAAGGGCTTTATGCAATATGTACAAGATGGTTTCTTTACAGAAAAAATAAATGAAGATAAAACTTTAGGCGAAGATTTAGTAGAGAAATTAAAAGCCGATAAGTCGCGCAAATTGTATATCACAGGTCATAGTTTAGGTGGGGCGGTAGCTGAATTATTAGCTGCACGACTCAGTGATATGGGAATTGATAAAAATCAATTAAAAGTGATTACTTTTGGTGCGCCTGCTGTGGGAAATCAGTATTTTGTCGATAAATACGCTACTAAATTGGATTTGACGAGGATTACCATGAAAGGCGACCCCGTTAAAAATTTAACTCAAATAGCTAATAGTAAGTTTGTACAATTTGACACTAATATACAATGGGAATTGCCATTGATAGAAAAAGATAAATTTGCTCATAATATGTTACTTTATTTTGACAAAGCTATGCGTGATTATTATGATGTAACACAATTATATAGTAGGGAAAATACAAGTTTATTAAATGAAGTAGATTATGTAATAAGTATTGATATTGATTTTCCAGAAGAAATATATAATGAAGAAAAGTATATACGATTGGTATTGATGGATAAATTAAAAAATAATGGAAAAAGTTATTTATTTATAGAAGGAAATCAAGAACAAGCCTTTGTTAAAGCTAAAAATTTAAATGTTAAAAATGTAGTGATTTACAAATTTGGAGCAACAAAGCAACGAGAAAACACTTCTAATAAAAGATATTATATTGATGAAATGAAATATGTATATGATAAAAATGGCAATTTAATAAATGGCTTTAATGCTGGTACTGACACAAATGAGATGACAGTAGTTCAAGCTGCATTGTATACAGATTATAAAATCGATGATATGTAA